The Choristoneura fumiferana chromosome 10, NRCan_CFum_1, whole genome shotgun sequence genome has a segment encoding these proteins:
- the LOC141432178 gene encoding uncharacterized protein, producing the protein MAKIWPAIFLITTLPTFVFAHFLLWPSCKENDDTILEPGFLVYIKPYQTNDIDKISNVFIFLRDCRFRTLEPYTVQNNTICKGAYVAIDPFSMTDVKPFVASCCFKRIPFYDGDDNIIQQLMEDKIIPKSSKDKCKCDCGCDLSDGISMKRKHLLDGIRHLNLSRNQIYLMDNPELFVSFKYLESLNLASNHIDNMHADVFKTLTHIKNLTLSHNRIKMFPETLFQDLSKLNEVDLSYNFIEYMPASAFHGTALEKLNLSNNKLKYLPTNFFLNKKSLGTTLKLFYFDYNPWYCGCLKDILVDLKGLNIEYNLDRFNGVNAVCSFEKTGAFGCNRYLHADYESNQCLMFSNKPL; encoded by the coding sequence ATGGCTAAAATATGGCCAGCTATTTTTCTAATAACGACACTACCAACGTTTGTTTTCGCTCACTTCTTACTCTGGCCATCTTGCAAGGAAAATGATGACACTATCCTGGAACCCGGATTCCTTGTTTATATTAAACCGTATCAGACAAACGATATTGACaagatttcaaatgtatttatttttctacgAGATTGTCGTTTCAGGACTCTAGAGCCATATACTGTTCAAAACAATACGATTTGTAAAGGAGCTTATGTAGCAATTGATCCGTTCTCGATGACCGATGTTAAACCATTTGTGGCGAGCTGTTGTTTTAAAAGAATTCCGTTCTATGATGGAGATGACAATATTATACAACAGTTGATGGAGGATAAAATCATACCTAAATCGTCAAAAGATAAGTGTAAGTGTGATTGTGGTTGTGATCTCTCGGACGGCATAAGTATGAAACGCAAACATCTCTTGGACGGCATACGGCATTTAAATTTGTCTCGTAATCAGATTTATCTTATGGATAATCCAGAATTATTTGTGTCTTTTAAATACTTAGAGTCCTTGAATCTTGCCTCGAATCATATTGATAACATGCATGCGGacgtttttaaaacattgacTCACATAAAAAATCTTACTTTGAGTCATAATAGAATCAAAATGTTTCCTGaaacattatttcaagatttaagtaaattaaatgaagTTGACTTAAGTTATAACTTTATAGAGTATATGCCAGCGTCCGCCTTTCATGGTACTGCTTTGGAAAAATTGAATCTGTCCAACAATAAGCTAAAATATTTGCCTACTaatttttttctgaataaaaaaaGCTTAGGAACAactctaaaattattttattttgactataatCCCTGGTATTGTGGGTGCCTTAAAGATATCTTGGTAGATCTAAAAGGACTGAATATTGAGTATAATTTAGACAGATTTAATGGAGTTAATGCAGTGTGTTCATTCGAAAAGACTGGAGCTTTCGGGTGTAATAGATATCTGCACGCAGATTATGAGTCCAATCAGTGTTTAATGTTTAGTAATAAACCACTATAA